One part of the Lycium ferocissimum isolate CSIRO_LF1 chromosome 8, AGI_CSIRO_Lferr_CH_V1, whole genome shotgun sequence genome encodes these proteins:
- the LOC132067497 gene encoding small ribosomal subunit protein uS4y-like → MVHVNFYRNYGKTFKKPRRPYEKERLDAELKLVGEYGLRCKRELWRVQYALSRIRNAARMLLTLDEKDPRRIFEGEALLRRMNRYGLLDESQNKLDYVLALTVENFLERRLQTLVFKTGMAKSIHHARVLIRQRHIRVGRQVVNVPSFMVRVDSQKHIDFSLTSPFGGGRPGRVKRKNQKAAAKKASGGDGDEEDEE, encoded by the exons ATGGTGCACGTCAACTTTTACCGTAACT ATGGGAAGACCTTTAAGAAACCTCGACGTCCCTATGAGAAGGAGAGATTGGATGCAGAGTTGAAGCTCGTTGGAGAGTATGGACTGAGGTGCAAGAGGGAGCTGTGGAGAGTTCAGTATGCCTTGAGCCGTATCAGGAATGCCGCAAGAATGCTTCTGACGCTTGATGAGAAAGACCCACGTCgtatttttgaaggtgaagCTCTCTTGAGGAGGATGAACAGGTATGGTTTGTTGGATGAGAGCCAGAACAAGCTCGATTATGTCTTGGCACTCACTGTCGAAAACTTCCTTGAACGTCGTCTGCAAACCCTTGTTTTCAAGACTGGCATGGCTAAGTCAATCCACCATGCAAGAGTTCTCATCAGGCAAAGGCATATCAG AGTTGGAAGGCAAGTGGTGAATGTTCCTTCATTCATGGTGAGGGTGGACTCTCAGAAGCACATTGACTTCTCTCTGACCAGTCCTTTTGGTGGCGGGCGTCCAGGAAGAGTGAAGCGAAAGAACCAGAAGGCTGCCGCCAAGAAGGCTTCTGGTGGTGATGGTGATGAGGAGGATGAAGAATGA
- the LOC132067498 gene encoding ribulose-phosphate 3-epimerase, cytoplasmic isoform-like encodes MVTNPLDYVEPLGKAGASGFTFHVEAARDNWQELVQQIKSKGMKPGVSLKPGTPIEEVYPLLDGENSVELVLVMTVEPGFGGQKFMPEMMDKVRTLRKKYPSLDIEVDGGLGPSTIEAASSAGANCVVAGSSVFGAPDPAQVITLLRNSVEEAQKRSL; translated from the exons ATGGTCACTAATCCCCTTGATTATGTGGAACCGCTAGGCAAAGCTGGTGCCTCAGGCTTTACTTTCCATGTTGAGGCAGCTAGAG ATAATTGGCAAGAGCTTGTTCAACAAATAAAGTCAAAGGGCATGAAACCTGGAGTTTCTTTGAAGCCTGGTACACCAATTGAAGAAGTCTACCCACTG CTTGATGGTGAGAACTCTGTCGAACTGGTCCTTGTGATGACTGTTGAGCCTGGTTTTGGGGGACAAAAGTTTATGCCAGAGATGATGGATAAG GTACGTACTCTCAGAAAGAAGTATCCATCACTTGATATAGAG GTGGATGGTGGTTTAGGACCTTCAACCATTGAGGCAGCATCCTCGGCTGGAGCAAACTGCGTAGTTGCAGGAAGTTCGGTTTTTGGAGCTCCAGATCCAGCACAAGTCATAACATTGTTGCGGAACAGTGTGGAGGAAGCTCAAAAAAGGAGTTTATAA